A single genomic interval of Stenotrophomonas sp. ZAC14D1_NAIMI4_1 harbors:
- a CDS encoding DUF1428 domain-containing protein — protein sequence MSYIDGFVLAVPTANKEKFLAHARSGDVVFIEYGALRVVECWGDDVPHGKTTDFFGAVKATPEETVVFSWIEWPDKATRDAGMQKMMEDPRLDPAKNPMPFDGARMIYGGFIPIYELTA from the coding sequence ATGAGTTACATCGATGGTTTCGTCCTGGCGGTGCCCACCGCCAACAAGGAAAAATTCCTCGCCCACGCGCGCAGCGGCGACGTGGTGTTCATCGAGTACGGCGCGCTGCGCGTGGTCGAGTGCTGGGGCGATGATGTGCCACACGGCAAGACCACCGACTTCTTCGGTGCGGTGAAGGCCACGCCGGAGGAAACGGTGGTGTTCTCCTGGATCGAGTGGCCGGACAAGGCCACCCGCGATGCCGGCATGCAGAAGATGATGGAAGACCCGCGGCTGGATCCGGCGAAGAACCCGATGCCCTTCGATGGTGCGCGGATGATCTACGGTGGCTTCATCCCGATCTACGAACTGACCGCCTGA